In the genome of Impatiens glandulifera chromosome 6, dImpGla2.1, whole genome shotgun sequence, the window ACAGCTGCCTCGAGATCAACCAGTCCACTAATGAGGCTACAACATGGGGTCACAGGAGGATTTCCAATCGTTATGTTTAGCAGCCCGCCTAGAACATCTGCGCATACTCCTAGTTGTAGGGCATTTATTGGGCAAGTTACTGTAGAATTAGGGTTAGAACCTGGATTAGAGCCTGGTGTACCTGGATTAGAGCCTGGAGTGGGATTAAAGGGTGGATTGGTGCCTGGAGTGGGATTATAGGGTGGATAATTAGTGCCTGGAGTGGGATTAAAGGGTGGATTAGAGCGTCGATGATGAGTGTGTCTTTTATGAGGGTGGCAAGTAGGGCAACCATTAGCAAAggtaaagaagaagagaatgttCACTAGGAGGAACAGGGAAACTGCTTTAGGGTTTCTCTTGGAACCCATGATGGATCTTGTGTGTTGAATTGTTAAGAGAGATTTAGTGATGTGATATTGCTTCAATTCTCCTTTTTTTTGTGAAGATAGTTGTGAAGGGAAAAAGGGTATTTATAGACATCTTAAGTTTTATAAGGTTTTTTTGTATGCATGGTCCAAAAAATGTTAAGATGAAGTCATATTTACAAACTAAGTGTTATGGTTTTTAAAAACTAGTTAAGTAATCAACTAGGACCTACAAAGGGTGTCAAGTCAAATCCGCTTGTGTCGTGAAGCATCCGCTATGAAAGTTAAGCCTAAGACGATTTCATTTGATTTAaggaattgattattatttttgtctgctctttttctttgttttagtTTCCGCCTTTTCTCATCTTTGCAGAGTGGAGGCATGGATTGGGCGCATTGATCATTTTGAAGTTGTCATGACCTTTTCAGGTTTTGGGGTTTCATTTTGTTGTGTTGGTCTGGCTCGCTAAACCTCATATCTCGTATTTGTTATtcatcctttattttttttattatggtcTTTcgatgttttttaaaattctttattatatatttttttcgagTTGGGGTTTGGAGAAGTGtttgaaaaactaaaataatatatgtaacaACTCTGGAAATTAAACTATACCTTCTTTctgaacaaaataattattttttttaagaaaaaatcaaaacttttCAAAACCATAAAAACCAATCATTTGCACTAGGAAATAAACCAATTACAAACAATGTTGGGACTTGAGTACCAATTAgttaagttaatattattatagaaaCTTAATACCTTCtacaacataaaaaaacaaCCAATGTCaaagaaaacataataatagtaaatatatgtcactaattaaatataatattgttattttgtgcctccaaacaaaacaataaaagaaaaaaattgatcataTAGGGACGAACCTTTTGAaagattttgtttgatgtagggtttttaaagatttttatgaattttgtttttcttttttattttaatagaataaTTTAAGTGTCAAGAGGGTCGTATCTGTGAGATTAAAATTCATGATTTCTTATAACTTGTCCCcgattttgaattgaattgtcCGGTTAGGAACAATTTTTTCCCGAAATCGAACGAGGATGGGATaaggatgatatttgtgtccatTGGCCCAATTCCGCGCTGATTTCATCCCGGTTCTTCCCTGGACACTAATgaatataattgaatatataatatttatttatttattcttcatattttataagaattttaagtttatttctttataaggatataaatttttaatatattacaatgtataatattaaaatatccgTTTACATAATTGTATGAAAacactctttttatttttagataatatgaTATAATGGTGCATCGCGGGGATTTACCGAAATCGAACGGAACGAGAATGATAGTAAAAAACAATCCCCAAAGAAGAATAGGGCGTGAATGGTAAATGTATTCTCCGCCCGATCCGCTTAATTATCATTTCTAGTTTCGATATCACTAAAACTGTTTTAagttgaagatgaacataatgaatGTGATTAAATCGTGATAGATAGCTttctagattttaaaaaa includes:
- the LOC124941886 gene encoding lipid transfer protein EARLI 1-like, translating into MGSKRNPKAVSLFLLVNILFFFTFANGCPTCHPHKRHTHHRRSNPPFNPTPGTNYPPYNPTPGTNPPFNPTPGSNPGTPGSNPGSNPNSTVTCPINALQLGVCADVLGGLLNITIGNPPVTPCCSLISGLVDLEAAVCLCTAIRANILGIILNIPISLSLLLNVCSRNVPPGFQCP